A genome region from Maylandia zebra isolate NMK-2024a linkage group LG6, Mzebra_GT3a, whole genome shotgun sequence includes the following:
- the LOC101471560 gene encoding equilibrative nucleoside transporter 1 isoform X1 — translation MAANSPKDKYFGVWLIFFMLGLGTLLPWNFFMTATKYFTSRLKDTSVVISSANQTEVSSDDRTVLEAIFNNVMTLCAMLPLLICTCLNSFLLSLISQRLRVMGSLFVIMLVFIITAVLVKVPLEPFHFFLSTMVKIVIINSFGAVLQGSLFGMAGLLPASYTTPIMSGQGLAGTFAAFAMICAIASGSELQDAAFGYFITACVVIFLSILSYILLPKLEFFHFYQERNTKQISLEQNSISLMNRDAVADQTKPQDVSMLKIFKKIWILALSVCFTFTVTIGTFPAVTADTKSTLSDGGSWDQYFIPVSCFLLFNLCDWGGRSLTAILMWPGKDSVILPASIGCRLVFIPLFMLCNVHPRAHLPVVFYHDCFFILFMILFAFSNGYLASLCMCYGPRNVLPHEAETAGAIMAFFLSLGLALGAALSFLIRILV, via the exons ATGGCTGCCAACTCACCGAAAGACAA GTATTTTGGAGTATGGCTGATTTTCTTCATGCTTGGTTTGGGAACGTTGCTGCCGTGGAACTTTTTCATGACTGCTACCAAG TACTTCACCAGCCGTCTGAAGGACACCTCAGTGGTAATTTCTTCAGCCAATCAGACAGAGGTATCCAGTGATGATCGCACTGTCCTCGAGGCCATATTCAACAACGTCATGACGCTCTGTGCAATGTTACCACTGCTCATCTGCACGTGTCTCAACTCCTTCCTGCTCTCACT AATCTCGCAGCGTCTGCGTGTCATGGGCAGTCTCTTTGTCATCATGCTTGTTTTCATCATCACCGCTGTCCTTGTGAAAGTTCCTCTAGAGCCCTTCCACTTCTTCCTCAGTACCATGGTGAAGATCGTCATCATCAACT ccTTCGGGGCAGTGCTACAGGGGAGCCTTTTCGGGATGGCTGGATTGCTCCCAGCTTCATACACAACTCCCATCATGAGTGGTCAGGGACTCGCTGGGACCTTTGCTGCCTTCGCCATGATCTGCGCCATAGCAA GCGGTTCGGAGCTTCAGGATGCAGCGTTTGGGTATTTCATCACAGCCTGTGTGGTTATTTTTTTGTCCATTCTCTCCTACATCCTGCTGCCCAAACTG gaGTTTTTCCACTTTTATCAGGAGAGAAACACGAAACAGATCTCTCTGGAGCAGAATTCGATCAGCCTGATGAACAGAg ATGCAGTAGCTGATCAGACAAAGCCTCAGGACGTCTCCATGCTGAAAATCTTTAAGAAG ATCTGGATCTTGGCCCTGTCAGTCTGTTTTACCTTCACTGTAACCATTGGCACATTTCCCGCCGTCACTGCcgacaccaaatccacactcaGTGACGGAGGTTCCTGGG ACCAGTACTTCATTCCTGTCAGCTGCTTCCTGCTCTTTAACCTGTGTGACTGGGGTGGGCGGAGCTTAACAGCCATCTTGATGTGG ccaggAAAAGACAGTGTGATACTTCCTGCATCCATCGGGTGTCGCCTGGTCTTCATCCCTCTCTTCATGCTGTGCAATGTTCACCCTCGTGCCCACCTGCCAGTCGTTTTCTATCACGACTGCTTCTTTATCCTCTTCATGATCCTCTTTGCCTTCAGTAACGGGTACCTGGCAAGCCTCTGCATGTGTTATGGTCCAAG
- the LOC101471560 gene encoding equilibrative nucleoside transporter 1 isoform X3: protein MAANSPKDKYFGVWLIFFMLGLGTLLPWNFFMTATKYFTSRLKDTSVVISSANQTEVSSDDRTVLEAIFNNVMTLCAMLPLLICTCLNSFLLSLISQRLRVMGSLFVIMLVFIITAVLVKVPLEPFHFFLSTMVKIVIINSFGAVLQGSLFGMAGLLPASYTTPIMSGQGLAGTFAAFAMICAIASGSELQDAAFGYFITACVVIFLSILSYILLPKLEFFHFYQERNTKQISLEQNSISLMNRDAVADQTKPQDVSMLKIFKKIWILALSVCFTFTVTIGTFPAVTADTKSTLSDGGSWDQYFIPVSCFLLFNLCDWGGRSLTAILMWWLQCG, encoded by the exons ATGGCTGCCAACTCACCGAAAGACAA GTATTTTGGAGTATGGCTGATTTTCTTCATGCTTGGTTTGGGAACGTTGCTGCCGTGGAACTTTTTCATGACTGCTACCAAG TACTTCACCAGCCGTCTGAAGGACACCTCAGTGGTAATTTCTTCAGCCAATCAGACAGAGGTATCCAGTGATGATCGCACTGTCCTCGAGGCCATATTCAACAACGTCATGACGCTCTGTGCAATGTTACCACTGCTCATCTGCACGTGTCTCAACTCCTTCCTGCTCTCACT AATCTCGCAGCGTCTGCGTGTCATGGGCAGTCTCTTTGTCATCATGCTTGTTTTCATCATCACCGCTGTCCTTGTGAAAGTTCCTCTAGAGCCCTTCCACTTCTTCCTCAGTACCATGGTGAAGATCGTCATCATCAACT ccTTCGGGGCAGTGCTACAGGGGAGCCTTTTCGGGATGGCTGGATTGCTCCCAGCTTCATACACAACTCCCATCATGAGTGGTCAGGGACTCGCTGGGACCTTTGCTGCCTTCGCCATGATCTGCGCCATAGCAA GCGGTTCGGAGCTTCAGGATGCAGCGTTTGGGTATTTCATCACAGCCTGTGTGGTTATTTTTTTGTCCATTCTCTCCTACATCCTGCTGCCCAAACTG gaGTTTTTCCACTTTTATCAGGAGAGAAACACGAAACAGATCTCTCTGGAGCAGAATTCGATCAGCCTGATGAACAGAg ATGCAGTAGCTGATCAGACAAAGCCTCAGGACGTCTCCATGCTGAAAATCTTTAAGAAG ATCTGGATCTTGGCCCTGTCAGTCTGTTTTACCTTCACTGTAACCATTGGCACATTTCCCGCCGTCACTGCcgacaccaaatccacactcaGTGACGGAGGTTCCTGGG ACCAGTACTTCATTCCTGTCAGCTGCTTCCTGCTCTTTAACCTGTGTGACTGGGGTGGGCGGAGCTTAACAGCCATCTTGATGTGG TGGTTGCAGTGTGGGTga
- the LOC101471560 gene encoding equilibrative nucleoside transporter 1 isoform X4 yields MAANSPKDKYFGVWLIFFMLGLGTLLPWNFFMTATKYFTSRLKDTSVVISSANQTEVSSDDRTVLEAIFNNVMTLCAMLPLLICTCLNSFLLSLISQRLRVMGSLFVIMLVFIITAVLVKVPLEPFHFFLSTMVKIVIINSFGAVLQGSLFGMAGLLPASYTTPIMSGQGLAGTFAAFAMICAIASGSELQDAAFGYFITACVVIFLSILSYILLPKLEFFHFYQERNTKQISLEQNSISLMNRDAVADQTKPQDVSMLKIFKKIWILALSVCFTFTVTIGTFPAVTADTKSTLSDGGSWDQYFIPVSCFLLFNLCDWGGRSLTAILMWT; encoded by the exons ATGGCTGCCAACTCACCGAAAGACAA GTATTTTGGAGTATGGCTGATTTTCTTCATGCTTGGTTTGGGAACGTTGCTGCCGTGGAACTTTTTCATGACTGCTACCAAG TACTTCACCAGCCGTCTGAAGGACACCTCAGTGGTAATTTCTTCAGCCAATCAGACAGAGGTATCCAGTGATGATCGCACTGTCCTCGAGGCCATATTCAACAACGTCATGACGCTCTGTGCAATGTTACCACTGCTCATCTGCACGTGTCTCAACTCCTTCCTGCTCTCACT AATCTCGCAGCGTCTGCGTGTCATGGGCAGTCTCTTTGTCATCATGCTTGTTTTCATCATCACCGCTGTCCTTGTGAAAGTTCCTCTAGAGCCCTTCCACTTCTTCCTCAGTACCATGGTGAAGATCGTCATCATCAACT ccTTCGGGGCAGTGCTACAGGGGAGCCTTTTCGGGATGGCTGGATTGCTCCCAGCTTCATACACAACTCCCATCATGAGTGGTCAGGGACTCGCTGGGACCTTTGCTGCCTTCGCCATGATCTGCGCCATAGCAA GCGGTTCGGAGCTTCAGGATGCAGCGTTTGGGTATTTCATCACAGCCTGTGTGGTTATTTTTTTGTCCATTCTCTCCTACATCCTGCTGCCCAAACTG gaGTTTTTCCACTTTTATCAGGAGAGAAACACGAAACAGATCTCTCTGGAGCAGAATTCGATCAGCCTGATGAACAGAg ATGCAGTAGCTGATCAGACAAAGCCTCAGGACGTCTCCATGCTGAAAATCTTTAAGAAG ATCTGGATCTTGGCCCTGTCAGTCTGTTTTACCTTCACTGTAACCATTGGCACATTTCCCGCCGTCACTGCcgacaccaaatccacactcaGTGACGGAGGTTCCTGGG ACCAGTACTTCATTCCTGTCAGCTGCTTCCTGCTCTTTAACCTGTGTGACTGGGGTGGGCGGAGCTTAACAGCCATCTTGATGTGG ACCTGA
- the LOC101471560 gene encoding equilibrative nucleoside transporter 1 isoform X2, which yields MAANSPKDKYFGVWLIFFMLGLGTLLPWNFFMTATKYFTSRLKDTSVVISSANQTEVSSDDRTVLEAIFNNVMTLCAMLPLLICTCLNSFLLSLISQRLRVMGSLFVIMLVFIITAVLVKVPLEPFHFFLSTMVKIVIINSFGAVLQGSLFGMAGLLPASYTTPIMSGQGLAGTFAAFAMICAIASGSELQDAAFGYFITACVVIFLSILSYILLPKLEFFHFYQERNTKQISLEQNSISLMNRDAVADQTKPQDVSMLKIFKKIWILALSVCFTFTVTIGTFPAVTADTKSTLSDGGSWDQYFIPVSCFLLFNLCDWGGRSLTAILMWVSLSSVIKQFSYKQQTSNRSSGFTLTVFSLP from the exons ATGGCTGCCAACTCACCGAAAGACAA GTATTTTGGAGTATGGCTGATTTTCTTCATGCTTGGTTTGGGAACGTTGCTGCCGTGGAACTTTTTCATGACTGCTACCAAG TACTTCACCAGCCGTCTGAAGGACACCTCAGTGGTAATTTCTTCAGCCAATCAGACAGAGGTATCCAGTGATGATCGCACTGTCCTCGAGGCCATATTCAACAACGTCATGACGCTCTGTGCAATGTTACCACTGCTCATCTGCACGTGTCTCAACTCCTTCCTGCTCTCACT AATCTCGCAGCGTCTGCGTGTCATGGGCAGTCTCTTTGTCATCATGCTTGTTTTCATCATCACCGCTGTCCTTGTGAAAGTTCCTCTAGAGCCCTTCCACTTCTTCCTCAGTACCATGGTGAAGATCGTCATCATCAACT ccTTCGGGGCAGTGCTACAGGGGAGCCTTTTCGGGATGGCTGGATTGCTCCCAGCTTCATACACAACTCCCATCATGAGTGGTCAGGGACTCGCTGGGACCTTTGCTGCCTTCGCCATGATCTGCGCCATAGCAA GCGGTTCGGAGCTTCAGGATGCAGCGTTTGGGTATTTCATCACAGCCTGTGTGGTTATTTTTTTGTCCATTCTCTCCTACATCCTGCTGCCCAAACTG gaGTTTTTCCACTTTTATCAGGAGAGAAACACGAAACAGATCTCTCTGGAGCAGAATTCGATCAGCCTGATGAACAGAg ATGCAGTAGCTGATCAGACAAAGCCTCAGGACGTCTCCATGCTGAAAATCTTTAAGAAG ATCTGGATCTTGGCCCTGTCAGTCTGTTTTACCTTCACTGTAACCATTGGCACATTTCCCGCCGTCACTGCcgacaccaaatccacactcaGTGACGGAGGTTCCTGGG ACCAGTACTTCATTCCTGTCAGCTGCTTCCTGCTCTTTAACCTGTGTGACTGGGGTGGGCGGAGCTTAACAGCCATCTTGATGTGGGTGAGTTTGAGTTCTGTCATCAAGCAATTCAGCTATAAACAGCAAACCTCCAATAGGTCCTCCGGCTTCACATTGACAGTCTTCTCCCTCCCATGA